The Kiritimatiellia bacterium genome contains the following window.
ACCTCCGCCGCGGGCGGGGCCGCGTTGGTCACCGCGGCCTGTTCCTCCCCGCCCCGGAACAGCGGGAGGATCATCCGCTTGGTGTCCCGGAAGATCAGCAGGACGAACAGGGCGATCAGCAGCGCGGCGAAGACGTTCATGATCGCGTTGAAGACCTTCTGGCTCACGCGCCGCCGGGTGACGGCCTCCCAGAGGGCAAAGAGGATATGCCCGCCGTCGAGGACGGGGATCGGCAGGATGTTGAGCACGGCCAGGTTGACGTTGAGGAGCCCCGTGAACCACAGAGCCATCAGGAAGCTGCCCTGCACGTAGAGCCAGAACATGCCGAAGATCGCAACGGGCCCACCCACGGCCTGCGCGGCGGCCTTCGACTGGCCCGGGGTCACAAGCGCCCGCAGCAGGCGGACGATCAGCAGGGCATGGCTCTTGATCTGCGCCATCGGCCGCTTGACGTCCAGCGTGTTGAAGACGACGCCGATCCGCACCTTCTCCGTCGCCTCGTCCCAGGCCGGCGTGACCTCCAGCGTCATCGGCGCGCCGTCACGCTCGATGACCACGGGCACGGTCCGGTCCCGGCATTCCGCGACCTGCGTCGTCAGGTGTTCCCGGCTGAAAAGCCGTACGCCGTCGAGTTCCACGATCCGGTCGCCCGCCCGGATCCCGGCCCGGTCGGCGCTCGAGCCCGCGTCCACGCTCAAGACCCAG
Protein-coding sequences here:
- the rseP gene encoding RIP metalloprotease RseP, which codes for MLTLYTILVIAFLFGITIFVHEFGHFLVARRLGLIVETFSIGFGPALWKRKVGGITYKIGLIPFGGYVALPQMDPSGALALEGQGEGGKKDIPPAPPWKRILVGLAGVVGNIILAVIIAWIVYLGGQSFAPDQENSFVGYVDPGSAVYAAGLRIGDAITAVHDQPVRSWDDFMVSSALYEEPVLRVRGADGSEKTIPAKTEKFMGARYVPGLLPMSHCWVLSVDAGSSADRAGIRAGDRIVELDGVRLFSREHLTTQVAECRDRTVPVVIERDGAPMTLEVTPAWDEATEKVRIGVVFNTLDVKRPMAQIKSHALLIVRLLRALVTPGQSKAAAQAVGGPVAIFGMFWLYVQGSFLMALWFTGLLNVNLAVLNILPIPVLDGGHILFALWEAVTRRRVSQKVFNAIMNVFAALLIALFVLLIFRDTKRMILPLFRGGEEQAAVTNAAPPAAEVPAAEPAGP